From a region of the Paraburkholderia hospita genome:
- the secD gene encoding protein translocase subunit SecD: protein MNRYPLWKYVVMLVALVIGLVYTLPNFFGEAPAVQVSSGKATVKLDSTTLSQVEAALASSQIKPDDVTFDNSSQNANIRVRLKDTDTQLRVKDLLQKSLNSDPSDPQYIVALNLQSASPRWLTALHALPMYLGLDLRGGVHFLLQVDMAGALNKKLDSDASDARTLLRDKGIRDGGVNRVNQSVVINLADQDVADNARKQLTTAVSELQWATQPNPAGGFQVVGTFTPAVQKTVEDAALKQNITTLHNRVNELGVAEPVIQQQGSDRIVVELPGVQDTAKAKDIIGRTATLEARLADPNGLHPNPGDPVPAGDELFTQGNAAPVLLRKSVIFTGDRIIDASAGFDEHQRPSVNIRLDSAGGRAVRSVSRDNIGKPMAMVLFEKGKGEVLTVATIQSELGDRFQITGQPTPQAATDLALLLRAGSLAAPMDIIEERTIGPSLGADNIKKGFHSVVWGFAAIAVFMIAYYMLFGLISMIALSVNLLLLIAILSMLQATLTLPGIAAIALALGMAIDANVLINERVREELRNGAPPQLAIQNGYAHAWATILDSNVTTLIAGLALLAFGSGPVRGFAVVHCIGIMTSMFSAVFFSRGLVNVWYGGKKKLQSLAIGQVWKPAAAEGATAYLDNADTETDTARAIAAATAPKAKPKAKTPAGAAKAQAAKPTLRNRNAPGGTNKPGSSR from the coding sequence ATGAATCGTTATCCCCTCTGGAAGTATGTCGTGATGCTGGTGGCGCTCGTCATCGGCCTCGTGTACACGCTGCCCAATTTCTTCGGCGAAGCGCCGGCGGTGCAGGTGTCGAGCGGCAAGGCAACGGTGAAGCTCGATTCGACCACGCTGTCGCAGGTCGAAGCGGCGCTCGCATCCAGCCAGATCAAGCCGGACGACGTCACGTTCGACAATTCCTCGCAGAACGCGAACATCCGCGTGCGTCTGAAGGACACCGACACGCAGCTGCGCGTGAAGGACCTGCTGCAAAAGTCGCTCAATAGCGACCCGAGCGATCCGCAGTACATCGTCGCGCTGAATCTGCAGAGTGCGTCGCCGCGCTGGCTGACCGCCCTGCACGCACTGCCCATGTACCTCGGTCTCGATCTGCGCGGCGGCGTGCACTTCCTGCTGCAGGTCGACATGGCAGGCGCGCTGAACAAGAAGCTGGATTCGGACGCATCGGATGCGCGCACGCTGTTGCGCGACAAGGGCATCCGCGATGGCGGCGTGAACCGCGTCAACCAGTCGGTGGTCATCAATCTGGCGGACCAGGACGTCGCGGACAATGCGCGCAAGCAACTGACGACGGCCGTCTCCGAGCTCCAGTGGGCGACGCAGCCGAACCCGGCAGGCGGCTTCCAGGTGGTGGGCACGTTCACGCCGGCCGTGCAGAAGACGGTCGAGGACGCGGCGCTCAAGCAGAACATCACGACGCTGCATAACCGCGTCAACGAACTCGGCGTGGCCGAGCCGGTGATCCAGCAGCAAGGCTCCGACCGCATCGTCGTCGAACTGCCGGGCGTGCAGGACACGGCGAAGGCGAAGGACATCATCGGCCGCACGGCGACGCTCGAAGCGCGCCTTGCTGACCCGAACGGCCTGCATCCGAACCCGGGCGACCCGGTTCCGGCGGGCGACGAACTCTTCACGCAAGGCAACGCCGCGCCCGTGCTGCTGCGCAAGTCCGTGATCTTCACGGGCGACCGCATCATCGACGCATCGGCGGGTTTCGACGAGCATCAGCGTCCGTCCGTCAACATCCGTCTCGATTCCGCCGGCGGGCGCGCGGTGCGCAGCGTGTCGCGCGACAACATCGGCAAGCCGATGGCGATGGTGCTGTTCGAAAAGGGCAAGGGCGAAGTGCTGACGGTCGCGACGATCCAGTCGGAACTGGGCGACCGCTTCCAGATCACCGGCCAGCCCACGCCGCAAGCCGCAACCGATCTCGCGCTGCTGCTGCGCGCCGGTTCGCTCGCGGCGCCGATGGACATCATCGAAGAACGCACGATCGGCCCGAGCCTCGGCGCGGACAACATCAAGAAGGGCTTCCACTCGGTGGTGTGGGGCTTTGCGGCAATCGCCGTCTTCATGATCGCGTACTACATGCTGTTCGGTTTGATCTCGATGATCGCGCTGTCGGTGAACCTGCTGCTGCTGATCGCGATTCTGTCGATGCTGCAGGCCACGCTGACATTGCCGGGCATTGCCGCTATCGCGCTCGCGCTCGGTATGGCGATCGACGCGAACGTGCTGATCAACGAGCGCGTGCGTGAAGAACTGCGCAACGGCGCGCCGCCGCAACTGGCCATCCAGAACGGCTACGCGCATGCATGGGCGACGATTCTCGACTCGAACGTGACGACGCTGATCGCCGGTCTTGCGCTGCTCGCGTTCGGCTCGGGCCCCGTGCGCGGCTTTGCCGTCGTGCACTGTATCGGCATCATGACGTCGATGTTCTCGGCCGTGTTCTTCTCGCGCGGTCTTGTGAACGTGTGGTACGGCGGCAAGAAGAAACTGCAATCGCTCGCGATCGGCCAGGTGTGGAAGCCCGCTGCCGCCGAGGGCGCAACGGCTTATCTCGACAACGCGGACACGGAAACCGACACGGCTCGCGCGATCGCCGCAGCGACGGCGCCGAAAGCAAAGCCGAAGGCCAAGACGCCCGCCGGTGCCGCGAAAGCCCAGGCTGCCAAGCCGACGCTGCGCAACCGCAACGCGCCGGGTGGCACGAACAAACCGGGTTCATCCCGCTGA
- a CDS encoding MFS transporter, whose product MSSTLAASTAQTRSDTWRTVVAASIGNALEWFDLVVYGFFAVVISKLFFPAGNDTVSLLLTLGTFGVSFFMRPLGAIVLGAYADRAGRKAALTLSILLMMVGTLIIAILPTYQSIGLAAPLILVVARLMQGFSAGGEFGSATAFLAEHVPGRRGYFASWQIASQGLTTLLAALFGMVLTGKLSPEQMASWGWRVPFFFGLLIGPVAWYIRTKLDETPEFLAAETTTTPIRDTFASQKLRLFIGMGIVVLGTVSTYLVLFMPTFAIKQLGLAPSVAFAAIALVGVIQLVCSPIVGHLSDRHGRVRIMLVPAVLLFLLICPAFSYLVAHPTFGTLIAMQIVFGFLMTAYFGSLPGLLSEIFPVQTRTTGMSLAYNIAVTIFGGFGPFIIAWLIQATGSKIAPSFYLMFAAVLSVIALIAARRKLGFR is encoded by the coding sequence ATGAGTTCAACACTAGCCGCGAGCACCGCGCAAACCCGCTCCGATACATGGCGCACGGTGGTCGCCGCGTCGATCGGCAACGCGCTGGAATGGTTCGACCTCGTCGTCTACGGTTTCTTCGCCGTCGTCATTTCGAAGCTGTTCTTTCCGGCCGGCAACGACACCGTCTCGCTACTGCTGACGCTCGGCACCTTCGGCGTGTCGTTCTTCATGCGCCCGCTCGGCGCGATCGTGCTCGGCGCCTATGCCGACCGGGCGGGTCGCAAGGCCGCGCTCACGCTCTCGATCCTGCTGATGATGGTCGGCACGCTGATCATCGCGATCTTGCCGACGTATCAGTCGATCGGTCTCGCAGCCCCGCTGATTCTCGTCGTCGCGCGGTTGATGCAGGGCTTCTCGGCCGGCGGCGAATTCGGCAGCGCGACGGCCTTTCTCGCCGAGCATGTGCCGGGGCGGCGCGGCTATTTCGCCAGCTGGCAGATTGCGAGCCAGGGCCTGACGACGCTGCTCGCCGCACTGTTCGGCATGGTGCTGACAGGCAAGTTGTCGCCGGAACAGATGGCATCCTGGGGCTGGCGCGTGCCGTTCTTCTTCGGCCTGCTGATCGGGCCGGTCGCGTGGTACATCCGCACGAAGCTCGACGAAACCCCCGAGTTCCTCGCCGCCGAAACCACCACCACGCCGATCCGCGATACCTTCGCGAGCCAGAAACTGCGGCTCTTCATCGGCATGGGTATCGTCGTGCTCGGCACGGTGTCGACGTATCTCGTGCTGTTCATGCCGACCTTCGCGATCAAGCAGCTGGGTCTCGCGCCATCGGTGGCATTCGCGGCGATTGCGCTGGTGGGCGTGATCCAGCTGGTGTGCTCGCCGATCGTCGGGCATCTGTCCGACCGTCACGGACGCGTACGCATCATGCTCGTGCCCGCCGTGCTGCTGTTTCTGCTGATCTGCCCGGCGTTCAGCTATCTCGTCGCGCATCCGACCTTCGGCACCCTGATCGCCATGCAGATCGTGTTCGGCTTCCTGATGACGGCGTACTTCGGCTCATTGCCGGGGTTGCTGTCGGAAATCTTCCCGGTCCAGACCCGCACCACGGGTATGTCGCTCGCCTATAACATCGCGGTGACGATTTTCGGCGGCTTCGGGCCGTTCATCATTGCGTGGCTGATCCAGGCGACGGGCTCGAAAATCGCACCGAGCTTCTATCTGATGTTCGCCGCCGTGTTGAGCGTGATTGCGCTGATTGCGGCGCGTCGCAAGTTGGGCTTTCGGTGA
- the recG gene encoding ATP-dependent DNA helicase RecG — MPLSDTRSPLETDDDSAPKKRRAARSKADADVTREPGVPAAEGAEGTKKPAAKKPTLAKTADKLAKLGLTRDIDLVLHLPMRYEDETSLTPIGELLPGGIAQTEGVVYDNEIAYRPRRQLLVKMRDDAGDELILRFLNFYGSQVKQMSIGVRLRVRGDVRGGFFGMEMVHPAVRVVDEDTPLPQALTPVYPSTAGVSQAYLRKAIDNALARTSLPELLPEPVERQYLKPLDVPQLMDAVRTLHHPNSHSDETALIDGTHPAWTRIKFEELLAQQLSLKRAHEERRTRAAPAMPRRAATDDASLVTRLLQTLPFALTNAQQRVCAEIAQDLTQPHPMQRLLQGDVGSGKTVVAALAAAQAIDAGYQAAMMAPTEILAEQHARKLRGWLEPLGVSVAWLAGSLKTKEKRSAIEAAALGTAQLVIGTHAIIQDAVEFARLGLVIVDEQHRFGVEQRLALRAKAHNAADGARDFQPHQLMMSATPIPRTLAMTYYADLDVSTIDELPPGRTPILTKLVSDARREEVIGRVREAALTGRQVYWVCPLIEESETLQLQTAVETYETLVATLPELNVGLVHGRLTPVEKATVMDAFSRNEVQLLVATTVIEVGVDVPNASLMVIEHAERFGLAQLHQLRGRVGRGSAASVCVLMYAGPLSMTARARLQTMRETTDGFEIARRDLEIRGPGEFLGARQSGAAMLRFADLENDGWLIEPAREAAATLLAQYPNVVTQHLLRWLNTREQYLKA; from the coding sequence ATGCCTTTGTCCGACACCCGCTCACCTCTCGAAACCGACGACGACAGCGCCCCGAAGAAGCGCCGCGCCGCCCGGAGCAAGGCGGATGCGGATGTGACTCGGGAGCCCGGCGTGCCTGCTGCGGAAGGCGCGGAAGGCACGAAAAAGCCCGCCGCGAAAAAACCCACGCTCGCCAAAACCGCCGACAAGCTCGCCAAGCTGGGCCTCACGCGCGATATCGATCTGGTGCTGCATCTGCCGATGCGCTACGAGGACGAAACTTCGCTCACGCCGATCGGCGAATTGCTGCCGGGCGGCATCGCGCAGACGGAAGGCGTGGTGTACGACAACGAAATCGCGTACCGGCCGCGCCGTCAGTTGCTGGTGAAAATGCGCGACGACGCGGGTGACGAACTGATCCTGCGCTTCCTCAATTTCTACGGCTCGCAGGTCAAGCAGATGTCGATCGGCGTGCGGCTGCGCGTGCGCGGCGACGTGCGCGGCGGCTTCTTCGGGATGGAGATGGTGCATCCGGCCGTGCGCGTCGTCGATGAAGACACGCCGCTGCCACAGGCGCTCACGCCCGTTTACCCAAGCACGGCGGGCGTTTCGCAGGCGTATCTGCGCAAGGCGATCGATAACGCGCTGGCGCGCACGTCGCTGCCCGAACTGCTGCCGGAACCCGTCGAGCGGCAATATCTGAAGCCGCTCGATGTTCCGCAACTGATGGACGCTGTGCGCACGCTGCATCATCCGAATTCGCATTCGGACGAGACGGCGCTGATCGACGGCACACATCCCGCGTGGACGCGCATCAAGTTCGAGGAACTGCTCGCGCAGCAGTTGTCGCTCAAGCGCGCGCACGAGGAGCGCCGCACGCGCGCCGCGCCCGCGATGCCGCGCCGCGCCGCCACGGATGATGCGTCTCTGGTCACGCGTCTGCTGCAGACGCTGCCGTTCGCGCTGACCAACGCGCAGCAGCGCGTCTGCGCGGAAATCGCGCAGGACCTGACGCAGCCGCATCCGATGCAGCGCCTGTTGCAGGGCGACGTCGGCAGCGGCAAGACGGTCGTCGCGGCGCTGGCCGCCGCGCAGGCCATCGACGCCGGTTATCAGGCCGCGATGATGGCGCCGACCGAAATCCTCGCCGAGCAGCACGCGCGCAAACTGCGCGGCTGGCTGGAGCCGCTCGGCGTGTCGGTCGCGTGGCTCGCGGGCAGTCTGAAGACGAAGGAAAAGCGCAGCGCGATCGAAGCCGCCGCGCTCGGCACCGCGCAACTCGTGATCGGCACGCACGCGATCATTCAGGACGCGGTCGAATTCGCGCGGCTCGGCCTCGTGATCGTCGACGAACAGCATCGCTTCGGCGTCGAGCAGCGGCTAGCGCTGCGCGCGAAGGCGCACAACGCCGCCGACGGCGCGCGCGACTTCCAGCCACATCAGTTGATGATGTCGGCGACGCCGATTCCGCGCACGCTCGCGATGACTTATTACGCGGACCTCGACGTGTCGACGATCGACGAACTGCCGCCCGGCCGCACGCCGATCCTGACCAAGCTCGTCTCCGATGCGCGGCGCGAAGAAGTGATCGGCCGCGTGCGCGAGGCGGCGCTCACAGGCCGCCAGGTGTACTGGGTGTGTCCGCTGATCGAGGAAAGCGAGACGCTGCAATTGCAGACGGCCGTCGAAACGTACGAGACGCTCGTCGCCACGCTGCCGGAATTGAACGTCGGGCTCGTCCACGGACGCCTTACGCCCGTCGAGAAAGCCACCGTGATGGACGCGTTCAGCCGCAACGAAGTGCAGTTGCTGGTCGCAACGACGGTGATCGAAGTAGGCGTCGATGTGCCGAATGCGTCGCTGATGGTGATCGAGCACGCGGAGCGTTTCGGCCTTGCGCAGCTGCATCAGTTGCGCGGGCGAGTGGGGCGCGGCAGTGCGGCGTCCGTGTGCGTGCTGATGTACGCCGGACCGCTGTCGATGACAGCCCGCGCGCGGCTGCAGACCATGCGCGAAACCACCGATGGCTTCGAAATCGCCCGTCGCGACCTCGAAATTCGCGGCCCAGGCGAGTTTCTCGGCGCGCGGCAGTCGGGCGCCGCGATGCTGCGCTTCGCCGATCTGGAGAACGACGGCTGGCTAATCGAGCCAGCGCGCGAGGCGGCCGCGACGCTGCTCGCGCAATATCCGAACGTCGTCACGCAGCATCTTTTGCGCTGGCTGAACACGCGCGAACAGTATCTGAAAGCGTGA
- the secF gene encoding protein translocase subunit SecF — protein MEFFRIRKDIPFMQRALIFNAISLLTFIAAVFFLLHRGLHLSVEFTGGTVIEVQYPGAVPLEPVRETLSKIGYADAQVQNFGTSRDVLIRLPLKRGLSSAQQSDQVMSALTGQDSNAKLQRVEFVGPQVGKELATDGLLALACVVAGIVIYLSFRFEWKYAVAGVIANLHDVVIILGFFAFFQWEFSLSVLAAVLAVLGYSVNESVVIFDRIRETFRRERKMSVIEVINHAITSTMSRTIITHGCTQMMVLSMFLFGGPTLHYFALALTVGILFGIYSSVFVAAALAMWLGVKREDLIKDKKERHDPSDPNAGAQV, from the coding sequence ATGGAATTTTTCCGCATCCGTAAAGACATTCCGTTCATGCAGCGCGCGTTGATCTTCAACGCGATCTCGCTGCTGACGTTCATCGCCGCCGTGTTTTTCCTGCTGCATCGCGGGCTGCATCTGTCCGTGGAATTCACGGGCGGCACCGTGATCGAAGTGCAGTATCCGGGCGCCGTGCCGCTTGAACCGGTGCGCGAAACGCTGTCGAAGATCGGCTACGCCGACGCTCAGGTGCAGAACTTCGGCACCTCGCGCGACGTGCTGATCCGTCTGCCGTTGAAGCGAGGTCTGAGCTCGGCGCAACAGAGCGACCAGGTGATGTCCGCGCTGACGGGCCAGGATTCGAACGCGAAGCTGCAGCGCGTCGAGTTCGTCGGCCCGCAGGTCGGCAAGGAACTCGCCACCGACGGCCTGCTCGCGCTCGCGTGCGTGGTCGCGGGCATCGTGATCTATCTGTCGTTCCGCTTCGAGTGGAAGTACGCGGTCGCAGGCGTGATCGCAAACTTGCACGACGTCGTGATCATTCTCGGCTTCTTCGCGTTCTTCCAATGGGAGTTCTCGCTGTCGGTGCTGGCTGCCGTGCTCGCGGTGCTCGGCTACTCGGTGAACGAGTCCGTGGTTATCTTCGACCGGATTCGCGAAACCTTCCGCCGCGAACGCAAGATGAGCGTGATCGAGGTCATCAACCACGCAATCACCAGCACGATGTCGCGTACGATCATCACGCACGGCTGTACGCAGATGATGGTGCTGTCGATGTTCCTGTTCGGCGGGCCGACGCTGCACTACTTCGCACTCGCGCTGACGGTTGGTATTCTGTTCGGTATCTACTCGTCGGTGTTCGTCGCGGCGGCGCTGGCCATGTGGTTGGGCGTCAAGCGTGAAGACCTGATCAAGGACAAGAAGGAACGCCACGATCCGAGCGATCCGAACGCGGGCGCGCAGGTTTGA
- the queA gene encoding tRNA preQ1(34) S-adenosylmethionine ribosyltransferase-isomerase QueA, with product MFTLSDFDFDLPPELIAQVALPQRSASRLLEVNGQTSPATLADRRFADLPDCIESGDLLVFNDTKVLKARFIGQKASGGKIEVLIERLTGERTALAQIRASKSPAAGTTLRLADAFDVTVGERVEPFYTLHFPDDCLTLIEQFGRLPLPPYIEHDPDAFDETRYQTVYAQNPGAVAAPTAGLHFDDSIFARLDAKGVERATLTLHVGAGTFQPVRVENIDEHKMHSEWYQLPQSLVDKIAATKARGNRVIAVGTTSMRALEAAARDADAAGRPLAATSAETDIFITPGYCFRVVDRLVTNFHLPKSTLLMLVSAFAGIETIRAAYRHAIDERYRFFSYGDAMLLTRHDDALNA from the coding sequence ATGTTCACGCTTTCCGATTTCGATTTCGACCTGCCGCCCGAGTTGATCGCGCAAGTCGCGTTGCCCCAGCGCAGCGCGAGCCGCCTGCTCGAAGTGAACGGGCAAACCTCGCCCGCGACACTCGCCGATCGCCGTTTTGCCGATCTGCCCGACTGCATCGAGTCCGGCGATCTGCTTGTCTTCAACGATACCAAGGTTCTGAAGGCGCGCTTCATCGGCCAGAAGGCCAGTGGCGGCAAGATCGAAGTGCTGATCGAGCGTCTGACGGGCGAGCGCACCGCACTGGCGCAGATCCGCGCCAGCAAGAGTCCGGCCGCGGGCACGACGCTGCGCCTCGCCGATGCGTTCGACGTTACCGTCGGCGAACGCGTCGAGCCGTTCTACACGCTGCACTTCCCCGACGACTGTCTGACGCTGATCGAGCAGTTCGGCCGCCTGCCGTTGCCGCCGTATATCGAGCACGACCCTGACGCGTTCGATGAAACGCGCTACCAGACGGTCTACGCTCAGAATCCGGGCGCCGTCGCTGCGCCCACGGCCGGCCTGCATTTCGACGATTCGATCTTCGCGCGCCTCGACGCAAAAGGCGTCGAGCGCGCGACGCTGACGCTGCACGTCGGCGCGGGCACGTTCCAGCCGGTGCGCGTCGAGAATATCGACGAGCACAAGATGCATAGCGAGTGGTATCAGTTGCCGCAATCGCTGGTCGATAAAATCGCGGCGACCAAGGCGCGCGGCAACCGCGTGATCGCGGTCGGCACGACGTCGATGCGCGCGCTCGAAGCCGCCGCGCGCGACGCCGACGCCGCTGGCCGGCCGCTCGCCGCGACGAGCGCGGAGACGGATATCTTCATCACGCCGGGCTACTGCTTCCGCGTGGTCGACCGGCTGGTGACGAATTTCCACCTGCCGAAGTCGACGCTGCTGATGCTCGTATCGGCGTTCGCGGGCATCGAGACGATCCGCGCGGCGTATCGGCATGCGATCGACGAGCGATACCGGTTTTTCAGCTACGGCGACGCAATGCTGCTCACGCGCCACGACGACGCGCTTAACGCATAA
- the yajC gene encoding preprotein translocase subunit YajC: MSFITDAFAQGSAAGGAESSLMSFLPLILMFAVLYFIMIRPQMKRQKEHRNMLSAMAKGDEVVTNGGIVGKVTKVGEAYVGVEIAEGTEITVQKSSVTTILPKGTLKSL; this comes from the coding sequence GTGTCGTTCATTACCGATGCCTTCGCGCAAGGCAGTGCAGCTGGTGGCGCCGAATCGAGCCTGATGAGCTTCCTGCCGCTGATTCTGATGTTCGCGGTGCTGTACTTCATCATGATTCGCCCGCAAATGAAGCGCCAGAAAGAACACCGCAACATGCTCTCCGCCATGGCGAAGGGCGACGAAGTCGTGACGAACGGCGGCATCGTCGGCAAGGTGACCAAGGTCGGCGAAGCCTACGTTGGCGTCGAAATCGCAGAAGGTACGGAAATCACCGTGCAGAAGTCGTCGGTGACGACCATTCTGCCGAAGGGCACCCTGAAGTCGCTGTAA
- a CDS encoding LysR substrate-binding domain-containing protein has protein sequence MTLTELKYIVAVARERHFGRAAEACFVSQPTLSVAIKKLEDELTVQIFERGTSEVSVTPIGEQIVTQAQRVLEQTLAIKEIAKQGKDPLLGPLRLGVIYTIGPYLLPTLVKQMIKRVPQMPLMLQENYTLKLIELLKQGEIDVAIMALPFPETGLMLRPLYDEPFVVALPSGHAWESRSKIDPSDLKQETMLLLGSGHCFRDHVLGVCPELMRFSQNADGIQKTFEGSSLETIRHMVASGVGITVLPRMSVHEVKPHAGGVDSGLLSYVPFDEPVPDRRVVLAWRKSFTRMPAIDAICDAIAACDLPGVRKLDLPAAVN, from the coding sequence ATGACCCTCACCGAACTGAAATATATCGTCGCGGTTGCGCGAGAGCGCCACTTCGGCCGCGCGGCAGAAGCGTGTTTTGTGAGCCAGCCGACGTTGTCCGTCGCAATCAAGAAGCTCGAAGACGAGCTGACCGTGCAGATTTTCGAGCGCGGCACGAGCGAAGTCAGCGTCACGCCGATTGGCGAGCAGATCGTCACGCAGGCGCAACGCGTGCTCGAACAGACGCTCGCCATCAAGGAAATCGCCAAGCAGGGCAAGGACCCGCTGCTTGGGCCGCTGCGGCTGGGCGTGATCTATACGATTGGACCGTACCTGTTGCCGACGCTCGTCAAACAGATGATCAAGCGCGTCCCGCAGATGCCGCTGATGCTGCAGGAAAATTACACGCTCAAGCTGATCGAGCTGCTGAAGCAAGGCGAGATCGACGTCGCGATCATGGCGCTGCCGTTTCCGGAAACCGGCCTGATGCTGCGCCCGCTGTACGACGAGCCGTTCGTCGTCGCGCTGCCGTCGGGCCACGCGTGGGAGTCGCGCAGCAAGATCGATCCGAGCGATCTCAAGCAGGAAACCATGCTGCTGCTCGGCAGCGGCCATTGCTTCCGCGATCACGTGCTCGGCGTGTGCCCGGAACTGATGCGCTTCTCGCAGAACGCGGACGGCATCCAGAAGACCTTCGAAGGGTCGTCGCTGGAAACCATCCGGCATATGGTCGCGAGCGGCGTGGGCATTACCGTGCTGCCGCGCATGTCGGTGCACGAGGTGAAGCCGCACGCGGGCGGCGTCGATTCGGGGCTGCTCAGCTACGTGCCGTTCGACGAGCCGGTGCCGGACCGCCGCGTCGTGCTGGCCTGGCGCAAGAGTTTTACGCGGATGCCCGCCATCGACGCGATCTGCGACGCCATCGCGGCCTGCGATCTGCCGGGCGTGCGGAAGCTGGATTTGCCCGCCGCCGTCAACTAG
- the tgt gene encoding tRNA guanosine(34) transglycosylase Tgt, which produces MTDGHNTTARADHGAYLGDHVRPDNGLKFELLKTDGQARRGRLTLNHGVVETPIFMPVGTYGTVKAIQPRELEEIHAQIILGNTFHLWLRPGLETIAAHGGLHGFMGWKRPILTDSGGFQVFSLGDLRKITEDGVTFASPINGDKLFLSPEVSMQIQKVLNSDIVMQFDECTPYATNGVPTSHQDAADSMRMSMRWATRSIDEFNRLGNPNALFGIVQGGMFEDLRDESLAGLSEIGFHGLAIGGLSVGEPKEDMMRVLNHIGPKLPADKPHYLMGVGTPEDLVAGVSAGVDMFDCVMPTRNARNGWLFTRFGDIKIRNATHKNSVRPLDEQCGCYTCRNFTRGYLHHLHRVGEILGAQLNTIHNLHYYLELMQEMRDAIDAQMFDAFRKLFHENRARGTEQS; this is translated from the coding sequence ATGACCGACGGTCATAACACCACTGCACGCGCCGACCACGGCGCCTACCTTGGCGACCACGTTCGCCCCGATAACGGCCTCAAATTCGAGCTGCTCAAAACCGATGGCCAGGCGCGCCGCGGCCGCCTGACGCTCAATCACGGCGTGGTCGAAACGCCGATCTTCATGCCCGTCGGCACGTACGGCACCGTCAAGGCGATCCAGCCGCGCGAACTCGAAGAGATCCACGCGCAGATCATTCTCGGCAATACGTTCCACCTCTGGCTGCGCCCCGGTCTGGAAACGATCGCGGCGCACGGCGGCCTGCACGGCTTCATGGGCTGGAAGCGCCCCATCCTCACCGACTCCGGCGGCTTCCAGGTCTTCTCGCTTGGCGATCTGCGCAAGATCACCGAAGACGGCGTCACGTTCGCGTCGCCGATCAACGGCGACAAGCTGTTCCTCTCGCCGGAAGTGTCGATGCAGATCCAGAAGGTGCTGAACTCGGACATCGTGATGCAGTTCGATGAATGCACGCCCTACGCGACCAACGGCGTGCCGACCTCGCACCAGGACGCCGCCGATTCGATGCGCATGTCGATGCGCTGGGCAACGCGCTCGATCGACGAATTCAACCGGCTCGGCAATCCGAATGCGTTGTTCGGCATCGTCCAGGGCGGCATGTTCGAAGACCTGCGCGACGAATCGCTCGCGGGGCTGTCGGAGATCGGCTTCCACGGTCTGGCGATTGGCGGCCTGTCCGTCGGCGAGCCGAAAGAAGACATGATGCGCGTGCTGAACCATATCGGCCCGAAGCTGCCCGCCGACAAGCCGCACTACCTGATGGGCGTCGGCACGCCGGAAGACCTCGTGGCGGGCGTTTCGGCTGGCGTCGACATGTTCGACTGCGTGATGCCGACCCGCAACGCGCGCAACGGCTGGCTCTTCACGCGTTTCGGCGACATCAAGATCCGCAACGCTACGCACAAGAATTCGGTGCGCCCGCTCGACGAGCAATGCGGCTGCTACACGTGCCGCAATTTCACGCGCGGCTATCTGCACCACCTGCATCGCGTCGGCGAGATTCTCGGCGCGCAGCTGAACACGATCCACAATCTGCACTACTACCTCGAACTGATGCAGGAGATGCGCGACGCCATCGACGCGCAGATGTTCGACGCCTTCAGGAAGCTGTTTCACGAAAACCGGGCGCGCGGAACTGAGCAAAGTTAA